A genome region from Panthera leo isolate Ple1 chromosome A2, P.leo_Ple1_pat1.1, whole genome shotgun sequence includes the following:
- the ATP5F1D gene encoding ATP synthase subunit delta, mitochondrial, translating to MLPVAVLRRPGLRCLVRQARAYAEAAAAPAPAAGPGQMSFTFASPTQVFFNGANVRQVDVPTQTGAFGILAAHVPTLQVLRPGLVVVHAEDGTTSKYFVSSGSVTVNADSSVQLLAEEAVTLDMLDVGAAKVNLEKAQSELSGAADEASRAEIQIRIEANEALVKALE from the exons ATGCTGCCCGTCGCGGTCCTGCGCCGTCCCGGCCTGCGCTGCCTCGTCCGTCAGGCCCGCGCCTACGCTGAGGCTGCGGCTGCGCCGGCCCCGGCTGCGGGCCCGGGCCAGATGTCCTTCACCTTCGCCTCACCCACGCAG GTATTTTTCAACGGTGCCAACGTCCGGCAAGTGGACGTTCCCACGCAGACGGGAGCCTTTGGCATCCTGGCGGCCCACGTACCCACCTTGCAGGTCCTGCGGCCGGGGCTGGTGGTTGTCCACGCGGAGGACGGCACCACCTCCAAATACTTTG TGAGTAGTGGCTCCGTCACAGTGAACGCTGATTCCTCAGTGCAGTTGTTGGCTGAAGAGGCCGTGACCTTGGACATGCTGGACGTGGGG GCCGCCAAGGTGAACCTGGAGAAGGCGCAGTCCGAGCTGTCAGGGGCAGCAGACGAGGCCTCCAGGGCCGAGATCCAAATCCGCATCGAGGCCAACGAGGCCCTGGTGAAAGCTCTCGAGTAG
- the MIDN gene encoding midnolin isoform X2: MEPQPGGARSCRRGAPGGACELGPAAEAAPMSLAIHSTTGTRYELSVPPDETVEGLRKRLSQRLKVPKERLALLHKDTRLSSGKLQEFGVGDGSKLTLVPTVEAGLMSQASRPEQSVMQALESLTETQPPVAPGPGRAGGGVFRKYRFILFKHPWHRQGPQSPERGGERPQVSDFLSGRSPLTLALRVGDHMMFVQLQLAAQHTPLQHRHVLAAAAAAAAAARGGPSVTAPVSSPCRPVSSAARVPPVSSSPAPASPSPVTAGSFRSHSAATCPEMDCSPPASAGSLASTPGGSPASTPSGSPASRSRKPGAVIESFVNHAPGVFSGTFSGTLHPNCQDSSGRPRRDIGTILQILNDLLSATRHYQGMPPSLTQLRCHAQCAPASPAPDLTPKTTSCEKLAAAAPASLSQARTCKPLGDRLRQTENRATRCKVERLQLLLQQKRLRRKARRDARGPYHWPPSRKAGRSDTSGGGGGGGPSEASGLGLDFEDSVWKPEVNPDIKSEFVVA; encoded by the exons ATGGAGCCGCAGCCCGGCGGCGCCCGGAGCTGCCGGCGCGGGGCCCCCGGCGGCGCCTGCGAGCTGGGCCCGGCGGCCGAGGCGGCTCCCATGAGCCTGGCCATTCACAGCACGACGGGCACCCGCTACGAGCTGTCGGTGCCCCCGGACGAAACGGTGGAGGGGCTGCGCAAGCGGCTGTCCCAGAGGCTCAAAGTGCCCAAGGAGCGCCTGGCACTGCTCCACAAAGACAC ccGGCTCAGTTCGGGGAAGCTGCAGGAGTTCGGCGTGGGGGATGGCAGCAAGCTGACGCTGGTACCCACCGTGGAGGCGGGCCTCATG TCGCAGGCCTCAAGGCCAGAGCAGTCTGTGATGCAGGCCCTGGAGAGCTTGACTGAGACACAG CCCCCAGTGGCGCCCGGGCCAGGCCGGGCTGGCGGAGGCGTCTTCCGGAAATACCGATTCATTTTATTTAAGCATCCGTGGCACCGACAGGGaccccagagcccagagaggggcgGCGAGAGGCCCCAG GTCAGTGACTTCTTGTCCGGCCGCTCGCCACTGACCCTGGCGCTGCGCGTGGGTGACCACATGATGTTCGTCCAGCTGCAGCTGGCCGCCCAGCATACCCCGCTGCAACACCGCCACGTGCtggcggccgccgccgccgccgccgccgccgcccgggggGGCCCCAGCGTGACCGCCCCTGTGTCCTCTCCCTGCCGGCCAGTGTCCAGCGCCGCCCGAGTGCCCCCGGTGTccagcagccctgcccctgcGTCCCCCTCACCCGTCACAGCCGGCTCTTTCCGATCCCACTCAGCTGCCACCTGCCCCGAG ATGGACTGCTCGCCCCCGGCCAGTGCTGGCAGCCTCGCGTCCACCCCCGGCGGGAGCCCCGCGTCCACCCCCAGCGGGAGCCCCGCCTCCCGCTCCCGCAAGCCCGGCGCTGTCATTGAGAGCTTCGTCAACCACGCCCCGGGGGTGTTCTCAGGGACCTTCTCTG GCACGCTGCACCCCAACTGCCAGGATAGCAGCGGGCGGCCGCGGCGTGACATCGGCACCATCCTGCAGATCCTCAACGACCTTCTGAGTGCCACGCGGCACTACCAGGGCATGCCCCCGTCGCTGACCCAGCTACGCTGCCATGCCCAGTGCGCGCCCGCCTCGCCCGCCCCGGACCTCACCCCCAAAACTACCTCCTGTGAGAAGCTGGCGGCTGCAGCCCCTGCCTCCCTGAGCCAGGCCCGCACGTGCAAGCCTCTGG ggGACCGGCTGCGGCAGACGGAGAACCGGGCCACCCGCTGCAAGGTGGAGCGCCTACAGCTGCTGCTTCAGCAGAAGCGGCTCCGCAGGAAGGCGCGACGCGACGCCCGCGGCCCCTACCACTGGCCGCCCAGCCGCAAGGCCGGCCGCAGCGACACCAgcgggggaggcggcggcggcggccccagCGAGGCCTCCGGCTTGGGCCTCGACTTTGAGGACTCCGTTTGGAAGCCGGAAGTCAATCCTGACATCAAGTCAGAGTTCGTGGTGGCCTAG
- the MIDN gene encoding midnolin isoform X1 has product MEPQPGGARSCRRGAPGGACELGPAAEAAPMSLAIHSTTGTRYELSVPPDETVEGLRKRLSQRLKVPKERLALLHKDTRLSSGKLQEFGVGDGSKLTLVPTVEAGLMSQASRPEQSVMQALESLTETQPPVAPGPGRAGGGVFRKYRFILFKHPWHRQGPQSPERGGERPQVSDFLSGRSPLTLALRVGDHMMFVQLQLAAQHTPLQHRHVLAAAAAAAAAARGGPSVTAPVSSPCRPVSSAARVPPVSSSPAPASPSPVTAGSFRSHSAATCPEQMDCSPPASAGSLASTPGGSPASTPSGSPASRSRKPGAVIESFVNHAPGVFSGTFSGTLHPNCQDSSGRPRRDIGTILQILNDLLSATRHYQGMPPSLTQLRCHAQCAPASPAPDLTPKTTSCEKLAAAAPASLSQARTCKPLGDRLRQTENRATRCKVERLQLLLQQKRLRRKARRDARGPYHWPPSRKAGRSDTSGGGGGGGPSEASGLGLDFEDSVWKPEVNPDIKSEFVVA; this is encoded by the exons ATGGAGCCGCAGCCCGGCGGCGCCCGGAGCTGCCGGCGCGGGGCCCCCGGCGGCGCCTGCGAGCTGGGCCCGGCGGCCGAGGCGGCTCCCATGAGCCTGGCCATTCACAGCACGACGGGCACCCGCTACGAGCTGTCGGTGCCCCCGGACGAAACGGTGGAGGGGCTGCGCAAGCGGCTGTCCCAGAGGCTCAAAGTGCCCAAGGAGCGCCTGGCACTGCTCCACAAAGACAC ccGGCTCAGTTCGGGGAAGCTGCAGGAGTTCGGCGTGGGGGATGGCAGCAAGCTGACGCTGGTACCCACCGTGGAGGCGGGCCTCATG TCGCAGGCCTCAAGGCCAGAGCAGTCTGTGATGCAGGCCCTGGAGAGCTTGACTGAGACACAG CCCCCAGTGGCGCCCGGGCCAGGCCGGGCTGGCGGAGGCGTCTTCCGGAAATACCGATTCATTTTATTTAAGCATCCGTGGCACCGACAGGGaccccagagcccagagaggggcgGCGAGAGGCCCCAG GTCAGTGACTTCTTGTCCGGCCGCTCGCCACTGACCCTGGCGCTGCGCGTGGGTGACCACATGATGTTCGTCCAGCTGCAGCTGGCCGCCCAGCATACCCCGCTGCAACACCGCCACGTGCtggcggccgccgccgccgccgccgccgccgcccgggggGGCCCCAGCGTGACCGCCCCTGTGTCCTCTCCCTGCCGGCCAGTGTCCAGCGCCGCCCGAGTGCCCCCGGTGTccagcagccctgcccctgcGTCCCCCTCACCCGTCACAGCCGGCTCTTTCCGATCCCACTCAGCTGCCACCTGCCCCGAG CAGATGGACTGCTCGCCCCCGGCCAGTGCTGGCAGCCTCGCGTCCACCCCCGGCGGGAGCCCCGCGTCCACCCCCAGCGGGAGCCCCGCCTCCCGCTCCCGCAAGCCCGGCGCTGTCATTGAGAGCTTCGTCAACCACGCCCCGGGGGTGTTCTCAGGGACCTTCTCTG GCACGCTGCACCCCAACTGCCAGGATAGCAGCGGGCGGCCGCGGCGTGACATCGGCACCATCCTGCAGATCCTCAACGACCTTCTGAGTGCCACGCGGCACTACCAGGGCATGCCCCCGTCGCTGACCCAGCTACGCTGCCATGCCCAGTGCGCGCCCGCCTCGCCCGCCCCGGACCTCACCCCCAAAACTACCTCCTGTGAGAAGCTGGCGGCTGCAGCCCCTGCCTCCCTGAGCCAGGCCCGCACGTGCAAGCCTCTGG ggGACCGGCTGCGGCAGACGGAGAACCGGGCCACCCGCTGCAAGGTGGAGCGCCTACAGCTGCTGCTTCAGCAGAAGCGGCTCCGCAGGAAGGCGCGACGCGACGCCCGCGGCCCCTACCACTGGCCGCCCAGCCGCAAGGCCGGCCGCAGCGACACCAgcgggggaggcggcggcggcggccccagCGAGGCCTCCGGCTTGGGCCTCGACTTTGAGGACTCCGTTTGGAAGCCGGAAGTCAATCCTGACATCAAGTCAGAGTTCGTGGTGGCCTAG
- the MIDN gene encoding midnolin isoform X3 produces MEPQPGGARSCRRGAPGGACELGPAAEAAPMSLAIHSTTGTRYELSVPPDETVEGLRKRLSQRLKVPKERLALLHKDTRLSSGKLQEFGVGDGSKLTLVPTVEAGLMSQASRPEQSVMQALESLTETQVSDFLSGRSPLTLALRVGDHMMFVQLQLAAQHTPLQHRHVLAAAAAAAAAARGGPSVTAPVSSPCRPVSSAARVPPVSSSPAPASPSPVTAGSFRSHSAATCPEQMDCSPPASAGSLASTPGGSPASTPSGSPASRSRKPGAVIESFVNHAPGVFSGTFSGTLHPNCQDSSGRPRRDIGTILQILNDLLSATRHYQGMPPSLTQLRCHAQCAPASPAPDLTPKTTSCEKLAAAAPASLSQARTCKPLGDRLRQTENRATRCKVERLQLLLQQKRLRRKARRDARGPYHWPPSRKAGRSDTSGGGGGGGPSEASGLGLDFEDSVWKPEVNPDIKSEFVVA; encoded by the exons ATGGAGCCGCAGCCCGGCGGCGCCCGGAGCTGCCGGCGCGGGGCCCCCGGCGGCGCCTGCGAGCTGGGCCCGGCGGCCGAGGCGGCTCCCATGAGCCTGGCCATTCACAGCACGACGGGCACCCGCTACGAGCTGTCGGTGCCCCCGGACGAAACGGTGGAGGGGCTGCGCAAGCGGCTGTCCCAGAGGCTCAAAGTGCCCAAGGAGCGCCTGGCACTGCTCCACAAAGACAC ccGGCTCAGTTCGGGGAAGCTGCAGGAGTTCGGCGTGGGGGATGGCAGCAAGCTGACGCTGGTACCCACCGTGGAGGCGGGCCTCATG TCGCAGGCCTCAAGGCCAGAGCAGTCTGTGATGCAGGCCCTGGAGAGCTTGACTGAGACACAG GTCAGTGACTTCTTGTCCGGCCGCTCGCCACTGACCCTGGCGCTGCGCGTGGGTGACCACATGATGTTCGTCCAGCTGCAGCTGGCCGCCCAGCATACCCCGCTGCAACACCGCCACGTGCtggcggccgccgccgccgccgccgccgccgcccgggggGGCCCCAGCGTGACCGCCCCTGTGTCCTCTCCCTGCCGGCCAGTGTCCAGCGCCGCCCGAGTGCCCCCGGTGTccagcagccctgcccctgcGTCCCCCTCACCCGTCACAGCCGGCTCTTTCCGATCCCACTCAGCTGCCACCTGCCCCGAG CAGATGGACTGCTCGCCCCCGGCCAGTGCTGGCAGCCTCGCGTCCACCCCCGGCGGGAGCCCCGCGTCCACCCCCAGCGGGAGCCCCGCCTCCCGCTCCCGCAAGCCCGGCGCTGTCATTGAGAGCTTCGTCAACCACGCCCCGGGGGTGTTCTCAGGGACCTTCTCTG GCACGCTGCACCCCAACTGCCAGGATAGCAGCGGGCGGCCGCGGCGTGACATCGGCACCATCCTGCAGATCCTCAACGACCTTCTGAGTGCCACGCGGCACTACCAGGGCATGCCCCCGTCGCTGACCCAGCTACGCTGCCATGCCCAGTGCGCGCCCGCCTCGCCCGCCCCGGACCTCACCCCCAAAACTACCTCCTGTGAGAAGCTGGCGGCTGCAGCCCCTGCCTCCCTGAGCCAGGCCCGCACGTGCAAGCCTCTGG ggGACCGGCTGCGGCAGACGGAGAACCGGGCCACCCGCTGCAAGGTGGAGCGCCTACAGCTGCTGCTTCAGCAGAAGCGGCTCCGCAGGAAGGCGCGACGCGACGCCCGCGGCCCCTACCACTGGCCGCCCAGCCGCAAGGCCGGCCGCAGCGACACCAgcgggggaggcggcggcggcggccccagCGAGGCCTCCGGCTTGGGCCTCGACTTTGAGGACTCCGTTTGGAAGCCGGAAGTCAATCCTGACATCAAGTCAGAGTTCGTGGTGGCCTAG
- the MIDN gene encoding midnolin isoform X4 translates to MEPQPGGARSCRRGAPGGACELGPAAEAAPMSLAIHSTTGTRYELSVPPDETVEGLRKRLSQRLKVPKERLALLHKDTRLSSGKLQEFGVGDGSKLTLVPTVEAGLMSQASRPEQSVMQALESLTETQVSDFLSGRSPLTLALRVGDHMMFVQLQLAAQHTPLQHRHVLAAAAAAAAAARGGPSVTAPVSSPCRPVSSAARVPPVSSSPAPASPSPVTAGSFRSHSAATCPEMDCSPPASAGSLASTPGGSPASTPSGSPASRSRKPGAVIESFVNHAPGVFSGTFSGTLHPNCQDSSGRPRRDIGTILQILNDLLSATRHYQGMPPSLTQLRCHAQCAPASPAPDLTPKTTSCEKLAAAAPASLSQARTCKPLGDRLRQTENRATRCKVERLQLLLQQKRLRRKARRDARGPYHWPPSRKAGRSDTSGGGGGGGPSEASGLGLDFEDSVWKPEVNPDIKSEFVVA, encoded by the exons ATGGAGCCGCAGCCCGGCGGCGCCCGGAGCTGCCGGCGCGGGGCCCCCGGCGGCGCCTGCGAGCTGGGCCCGGCGGCCGAGGCGGCTCCCATGAGCCTGGCCATTCACAGCACGACGGGCACCCGCTACGAGCTGTCGGTGCCCCCGGACGAAACGGTGGAGGGGCTGCGCAAGCGGCTGTCCCAGAGGCTCAAAGTGCCCAAGGAGCGCCTGGCACTGCTCCACAAAGACAC ccGGCTCAGTTCGGGGAAGCTGCAGGAGTTCGGCGTGGGGGATGGCAGCAAGCTGACGCTGGTACCCACCGTGGAGGCGGGCCTCATG TCGCAGGCCTCAAGGCCAGAGCAGTCTGTGATGCAGGCCCTGGAGAGCTTGACTGAGACACAG GTCAGTGACTTCTTGTCCGGCCGCTCGCCACTGACCCTGGCGCTGCGCGTGGGTGACCACATGATGTTCGTCCAGCTGCAGCTGGCCGCCCAGCATACCCCGCTGCAACACCGCCACGTGCtggcggccgccgccgccgccgccgccgccgcccgggggGGCCCCAGCGTGACCGCCCCTGTGTCCTCTCCCTGCCGGCCAGTGTCCAGCGCCGCCCGAGTGCCCCCGGTGTccagcagccctgcccctgcGTCCCCCTCACCCGTCACAGCCGGCTCTTTCCGATCCCACTCAGCTGCCACCTGCCCCGAG ATGGACTGCTCGCCCCCGGCCAGTGCTGGCAGCCTCGCGTCCACCCCCGGCGGGAGCCCCGCGTCCACCCCCAGCGGGAGCCCCGCCTCCCGCTCCCGCAAGCCCGGCGCTGTCATTGAGAGCTTCGTCAACCACGCCCCGGGGGTGTTCTCAGGGACCTTCTCTG GCACGCTGCACCCCAACTGCCAGGATAGCAGCGGGCGGCCGCGGCGTGACATCGGCACCATCCTGCAGATCCTCAACGACCTTCTGAGTGCCACGCGGCACTACCAGGGCATGCCCCCGTCGCTGACCCAGCTACGCTGCCATGCCCAGTGCGCGCCCGCCTCGCCCGCCCCGGACCTCACCCCCAAAACTACCTCCTGTGAGAAGCTGGCGGCTGCAGCCCCTGCCTCCCTGAGCCAGGCCCGCACGTGCAAGCCTCTGG ggGACCGGCTGCGGCAGACGGAGAACCGGGCCACCCGCTGCAAGGTGGAGCGCCTACAGCTGCTGCTTCAGCAGAAGCGGCTCCGCAGGAAGGCGCGACGCGACGCCCGCGGCCCCTACCACTGGCCGCCCAGCCGCAAGGCCGGCCGCAGCGACACCAgcgggggaggcggcggcggcggccccagCGAGGCCTCCGGCTTGGGCCTCGACTTTGAGGACTCCGTTTGGAAGCCGGAAGTCAATCCTGACATCAAGTCAGAGTTCGTGGTGGCCTAG
- the LOC122213699 gene encoding cold-inducible RNA-binding protein isoform X3: MQETTETQAAMASDEGKLFVGGLSFDTNEQSLEQVFSKYGQISEVVVVKDRETQRSRGFGFVTFENIDDAKDAMMAMNGKSVDGRQIRVDQAGKSSDNRSRGYRGGSAGGRGFFRGGRGRGRGFSRGGGDRGYGGSRFESRSGGYGGSRDYYSSRSQGGGYGDRSSGGSYRDSYDSYG, from the exons ATGCAGGAAACCACAGAAACACAG GCCGCCATGGCATCAGACGAAGGCAAGCTTTTCGTCGGAGGGCTGAGTTTTGACACCAACGAGCAGTCGCTGGAGCAGGTCTTCTCGAAGTACGGGCAGATCTCGGAAG TGGTGGTCGTGAAAGACCGGGAGACCCAGCGGTCGCGAGGCTTTGGGTTCGTCACGTTTGAGAACATCGACGATGCCAAGGACGCCATGATGGCCATGAACGGGAAG TCTGTGGACGGGCGGCAGATCCGAGTTGACCAGGCCGGCAAGTCGTCCGACAACCGATCCCGAGGCTATCGAGGTGGCTCTGCTGGCGGCCGGGGCTTCTTCCGAGGGGGCCGAGGCCGGGGCCGTGGGTTCTCCAGAG GAGGAGGGGATCGAGGCTACGGAGGGAGTCGCTTTGAGTCCAGGAGTGGGGGCTATGGAGGCTCCAGAGACTACTACAGCAG CCGGAGTCAAGGTGGCGGCTATGGCGACCGGAGCTCAGGCGGGTCCTACAGA
- the LOC122213699 gene encoding cold-inducible RNA-binding protein isoform X2, with protein sequence MASDEGKLFVGGLSFDTNEQSLEQVFSKYGQISEVVVVKDRETQRSRGFGFVTFENIDDAKDAMMAMNGKSVDGRQIRVDQAGKSSDNRSRGYRGGSAGGRGFFRGGRGRGRGFSRGGGDRGYGGSRFESRSGGYGGSRDYYSSRSQGGGYGDRSSGGSYRDSYDSYATHNE encoded by the exons ATGGCATCAGACGAAGGCAAGCTTTTCGTCGGAGGGCTGAGTTTTGACACCAACGAGCAGTCGCTGGAGCAGGTCTTCTCGAAGTACGGGCAGATCTCGGAAG TGGTGGTCGTGAAAGACCGGGAGACCCAGCGGTCGCGAGGCTTTGGGTTCGTCACGTTTGAGAACATCGACGATGCCAAGGACGCCATGATGGCCATGAACGGGAAG TCTGTGGACGGGCGGCAGATCCGAGTTGACCAGGCCGGCAAGTCGTCCGACAACCGATCCCGAGGCTATCGAGGTGGCTCTGCTGGCGGCCGGGGCTTCTTCCGAGGGGGCCGAGGCCGGGGCCGTGGGTTCTCCAGAG GAGGAGGGGATCGAGGCTACGGAGGGAGTCGCTTTGAGTCCAGGAGTGGGGGCTATGGAGGCTCCAGAGACTACTACAGCAG CCGGAGTCAAGGTGGCGGCTATGGCGACCGGAGCTCAGGCGGGTCCTACAGA